From a region of the Methylocystis hirsuta genome:
- the aroC gene encoding chorismate synthase, whose product MSHNSFGHLFRVTTFGESHGPALGAIVDGCPPKIPLDAKDIQGFLDKRKPGQSRFTTQRREADEVKILSGVFSDGDGRRVTTGTPIALVIENTDQRSKDYGEIADTYRPGHADYVYDAKYGVRDHRGGGRSSARETAARVAAGAVARKVIAGVTIRGALVQVGPHRIDRANFDWAEVERNPLFCPDAHAAELWADYLDGVRKDGSSIGAVIEIVAEGVPVGWGAPVYGKLDADLAAAMMSINAVKGVEIGAGFAAAELTGEDNADEMRAGPNGPKFLSNNAGGVLGGISTGQPVVVRFAVKPTSSILTPRRTIDRFGKETDIVTKGRHDPCVGIRAVPVGEAMMACVLADHFLRHRGQMG is encoded by the coding sequence ATGTCCCACAACAGTTTCGGCCATCTTTTCCGCGTCACCACCTTCGGCGAGAGCCACGGGCCGGCGCTCGGCGCGATCGTTGACGGATGTCCGCCGAAGATTCCGCTGGATGCGAAGGACATTCAAGGGTTTCTGGACAAGCGCAAACCGGGACAATCCCGCTTCACCACGCAGCGGCGGGAGGCGGATGAGGTGAAGATTCTTTCGGGCGTTTTTTCTGACGGCGATGGCCGACGGGTGACGACCGGAACGCCGATTGCGCTCGTGATCGAAAATACCGACCAGCGCTCCAAGGACTATGGCGAGATCGCCGACACATATCGGCCCGGCCACGCCGATTACGTCTACGACGCCAAATATGGCGTGCGCGATCATCGCGGCGGCGGCCGTTCTTCGGCGCGCGAAACCGCGGCGCGGGTCGCCGCCGGGGCTGTCGCGCGGAAGGTCATCGCCGGCGTGACGATTCGCGGCGCGTTGGTGCAGGTTGGCCCGCACAGGATCGACCGCGCGAATTTCGATTGGGCGGAGGTCGAGCGCAATCCGCTCTTTTGCCCCGACGCGCACGCGGCGGAATTATGGGCTGATTATCTCGATGGCGTGCGCAAGGACGGCTCCTCCATCGGAGCGGTGATCGAGATTGTCGCGGAAGGCGTTCCGGTCGGTTGGGGCGCGCCGGTTTACGGCAAGCTCGACGCCGACCTCGCCGCGGCGATGATGTCGATCAATGCGGTGAAGGGCGTCGAGATCGGCGCAGGCTTCGCCGCCGCCGAACTCACCGGCGAAGACAACGCCGACGAGATGCGCGCCGGACCAAACGGACCGAAGTTTTTGTCGAACAACGCCGGCGGCGTGCTCGGCGGCATTTCGACTGGCCAGCCCGTCGTCGTGCGCTTTGCAGTGAAACCGACGTCGTCGATCCTGACGCCGCGCCGCACGATCGATCGCTTCGGCAAGGAGACAGATATCGTCACCAAGGGCCGTCACGATCCCTGCGTCGGCATTCGCGCCGTTCCGGTGGGCGAAGCGATGATGGCGTGCGTGCTCGCCGATCATTTCCTGCGCCATCGCGGGCAAATGGGGTGA